From Lewinellaceae bacterium:
GGGCTACGCAGATTAGCGAAAATTAGCGGTTAAAATTAGCGAAGATTCGCGGAAAAAACTCCTCGCAGATTAGCGGCAATTCGCGGTTAAACCTCTCCGCGAAGGCACGCCAATTTAGGCGCGAATGAACGCGAAAGGCTCCCCAAAATTAGCGGATCAATTTTCCATGAAGCAAATCATACAAGATTTAAAAACCGGCCAAACCCTCCTCGAAGAATTACCTGCCCCGCGGGTGCAGCCCGGCATGGTCCTCATCCGCACCCACCGCTCTCTTGTCTCCCTGGGCACCGAGCGGATGCTCGTCGAGTTTGGGCGGGCGGGGTGGCTGGCCAAGGCGCGGCAGCAGCCCGAGAAAGTGCGGCAGGTGCTGGACAAGGTGCGCACCGACGGCCTGGCGCCCACGGTAGAGGCCGTGCGCCGCAAGCTGGCCGAGCCCATCCCCCTGGGGTATTGCAACGCCGGAGAGGTGGTGGCCGTCGGCGCCGGGGTGGACAACTTCCGGGTGGGCGACCGCGTCGCGAGCAACGGCCCGCATGCGGAGCTGGTGTGCGTGCCGAAGAACCTGGTGGCCCGCATCCCCGACGGCGTATCCTACGACGAGGCAGCCTTTACCGTCATCGGCGCCATCGGGCTACAGGGCCTGCGGTTGCTGGCGCCCACTTTCGGGGAGACGGTTGTCGTCACCGGGCTGGGCCTGATCGGGCTGATCGCCGCCCAACTGCTGCATGCCAACGGCTGCCGGGTGGTGGGGCTGGATTTTGACGAGGAAAAAGTAGCGCTCGCCAAGAGCTGGGGTATCCAGGCCTTCAACGTTAGCGGGGACGCCGACCCCGTGCCGCTGGTGCAACAACATACCAACGGCATTGGCGCCGACGGCGTGCTGATCACTGCCTCTACCAAGAGCAACGAGGTGATCCGGCAGGCGGCGCAGATGAGCCGCAAGCGGGGGCGCATCGTGCTGGTAGGCGTGGTGGGGCTGGACCTTCAGCGCGCCGATTTTTACGAGAAGGAACTCACCTTCCAGGTCTCCTGCTCCTATGGCCCGGGGCGCTACGACCCAGGCTACGAAGAGAAAGGGCAGGACTACCCCATCGGCTTTGTCCGCTGGACAGAGCAGCGCAATTTCGAGGCCGTCCTACAGGCCATCGCTGCGGGCCGCCTCGACGTGAAGCCGCTGATTACCGAAGTGGTTGGCCTCGAAGATTTCGAAAAAGTATACGGCGATATGCGGCAAAGTGGGGCTATTGCTTCCATCCTGAAATACGCCGCCACCGCCTCTCCGGACGATACCAGTATCAACCTGCTCCCCACCCTGACCCTTTCGGCTTCGGCCACTTCCGACTTCCCGCTTCGCACTTCCGACTTCCAATTGGGCATCATCGGGGCCGGCAACTTCACCGGCGCCACTTTACTGCCGGCACTGAAAAAGGCGGGCGCTTCTATCAAAGCCATCGCCAGCAGCAAGGGATTGTCGGGCACAACCCTGGCTAAAAAATTCAGCATTGCACAGTCCACCACCGACTACCATGCCATCCTGGCCGATCCGGAGATCGACAGCGTGATCTTAACCACGCGCCACGACGCCCATGCCCGGCAGGCAACGCAGGCGTTAGCCGCCGGCAAACACGTTTTTGTAGAAAAACCGCTCGCATTGAACCACCCGGAGTTGGAGGCCATCCGCGAAGCCTACCTGGCCAATGATAAAACCCTCACTGTCGGTTTCAACCGCCGTTACTCCCCTTTCACGGAGGCCGCCCGCGAGCTGCTGGGCGAGCAGCCCGGCCCGATGCACGTTTTCGCTACCGCCAACGCCGGCCAACTCCCCCCTAATCACTGGACACAGGACATGGAAACCGGCGGCGGCCGCATCATCGGCGAGGCCTGCCACTTCATCGACCTGATCACCTTCCTCACCGGCAGCCTGGTGGACAGCGTGGCGATGAACGCCCTGGGCGCCCACCCCGCCGAAAATACCGACAATGCTTCCATTCTGTTGCGCTACCGCAACGGCGCCAACGGGGTGATTAATTATGTGGCCAACGGCAACAATGCCTACCCCAAGGAGCGCATCGAAATCCACTACCAGGGCAAGACCATCGTCATCGACAATTTCCGGCGGGCGGATTTTTTCGGCTACAACCGCCGCCGCCTTAAAGGCCGGCAGGATAAGGGGCATGGGCGGCAGTTTGAGCTGTGGCTGGAGCGCCTGAAGGCCGGCGGGCCGGCGCTGATCTCCTGGGAGGAACTGGAAAATACGGCGCTGGCGAGCTTTGCGGCGCTGGAGAGTCTCCGGGGAGGGGCGTGGGTTGGGGTGAACCGGTGACCTTATCCGCTAATTTTCGCGGATTGGTACGCTAATTGCCGCTAAACCATACAGCCTTCGCGTCAATTCGCGCCTAAATTCGCGCACATTCGCGGTTAAAGCTTTCCGCTAATTTTCGCGGATTGGTACGCTAATTGCCGCTAAACCATACAGCCTTCGCGTCAATTCGCGCCTAAATTCGCGCACATTCGCGGTTAAAGCTTTCCGCTAATTTTCGCGGATTGGTACGCTAATTGCCGCTAAACCATACAGCCTTCGCGTCAATTCGCGCCTAAATTCGCGCACATTCGCGGTTAAAATTAGCGGATGCCAGTCCGTCCTCAAACTAAAAACGGCCATTGCCCTACCCTCCTACCCTATTTCTCATTCTTCTGCAAGTGTTCTTCTTCGCCGCCGTGCTCGCCCATGCCCTGCGTCAGGGCACCTGGCGCCGGCCCACGCTGCTCCACTTCTACGCCTACTCCTGCTTCATGGCGGGTTTCGCCAACCTGCAGGGCTTCCTGCCGCAGTATAACCCTGACAGTTACATCTTTTACTATGCCTCTCTGCCGCAGGTGCCGAAGGCGGCGTTGATCTACCTCCTGGGCAGTATCGCTATTTTTGGCGGGATGTGGCTGAGAAAAAGGTACAGCAGCAGGATCAGGCTGCCGGCCATTCC
This genomic window contains:
- a CDS encoding bi-domain-containing oxidoreductase, yielding MKQIIQDLKTGQTLLEELPAPRVQPGMVLIRTHRSLVSLGTERMLVEFGRAGWLAKARQQPEKVRQVLDKVRTDGLAPTVEAVRRKLAEPIPLGYCNAGEVVAVGAGVDNFRVGDRVASNGPHAELVCVPKNLVARIPDGVSYDEAAFTVIGAIGLQGLRLLAPTFGETVVVTGLGLIGLIAAQLLHANGCRVVGLDFDEEKVALAKSWGIQAFNVSGDADPVPLVQQHTNGIGADGVLITASTKSNEVIRQAAQMSRKRGRIVLVGVVGLDLQRADFYEKELTFQVSCSYGPGRYDPGYEEKGQDYPIGFVRWTEQRNFEAVLQAIAAGRLDVKPLITEVVGLEDFEKVYGDMRQSGAIASILKYAATASPDDTSINLLPTLTLSASATSDFPLRTSDFQLGIIGAGNFTGATLLPALKKAGASIKAIASSKGLSGTTLAKKFSIAQSTTDYHAILADPEIDSVILTTRHDAHARQATQALAAGKHVFVEKPLALNHPELEAIREAYLANDKTLTVGFNRRYSPFTEAARELLGEQPGPMHVFATANAGQLPPNHWTQDMETGGGRIIGEACHFIDLITFLTGSLVDSVAMNALGAHPAENTDNASILLRYRNGANGVINYVANGNNAYPKERIEIHYQGKTIVIDNFRRADFFGYNRRRLKGRQDKGHGRQFELWLERLKAGGPALISWEELENTALASFAALESLRGGAWVGVNR